The nucleotide sequence CACCAGCCTTGATCGTGGTGACCTCGACGACCTCGGGTTTGCCTGCGATGTTGGCGAGCTGGTGCTGTCGCGCGCGCGCCGGGCGCTGGCCGCCGGCTGCGATGGCGTGGTGTCGTCCGGCCTCGAAGTCGAGCGCCTGCGGGCCGAGGCGCCCGACCGGTTGATCTGCGTCACCCCCGGTATCCGCCCTGTGGACAACCGCTCCGACGGCGACCAGAAGCGGGTGATGACGCCGGCCCGCGCAATGGCGGCCGGCAGTGACTACCTGGTGGTGGGTCGCCCGATTCGCGATGCCGCCGACCCCCGTGCGATGGTGGAGGCCCTGCAGGCCGAGATCGCCGCAGCCCTGGAGAACCGTGCATGACCCCGCTTGCCAATGACCGCCTGCTGCGCGCGCTCAAGCGCGAACCGCTGGACCGCACGCCGGTGTGGTTCATGCGACAGGCCGGGCGCTACCTGCCCGAGTACCGCGCCAGCCGCGCCAAGGCCGGTGACTTCATGTCGTTGTGCCGGAATCCGGAGCTGTGCTGCGAGGTGACGATGCAGCCGATCGCGCGCTACGACCTCGATGCCGCCATCCTGTTTTCCGACATCCTCACCATCCCCGATGCCATGGGCCTGGGGCTGAGCTTTGCCGAAGGCGAGGGCCCGCGGTTCGCCAACCCGGTGCGTGACCCACGCGCGGTGGCGCAGTTAGCGGTGCCCGACCCGGAGGACGAGCTGCGCTATGTGATGGACGCGGTTTCCACCATCAAGGGCGAACTGGGCAACCGGATTCCGCTGATCGGCTTCGCTGGCAGCCCGTGGACCTTGGCCACCTACATGGTGGAGGGCGGCAGTTCGAAGGATTTCAGCCGCATCAAGGCCATGCTCTACGACGCCCCGGACGCGCTGGAGACCCTGCTGTCGAAGCTGGCGGCGGCGGTGAGCCTTTACCTGCAGGCGCAGATCGCCCGTGGGGCCGACGTGGTGATGATCTTCGACACTTGGGGTGGCACGCTGACGCCCGCCACCTACGCGCCGTTCTCGCTGGAGCCGATGGCGAAGATCGTCGCCCATCTGAAGCGGGTGGCGCCAACCGTGCCGGTGATGCTGTTCACCAAGGGTGGCGGCCAGTACCTTGAAGCCATGACCGAAACCGGCTGCGACGGCCT is from Flagellatimonas centrodinii and encodes:
- the pyrF gene encoding orotidine-5'-phosphate decarboxylase, coding for MSRAVIPAAERLIIALDLPTAEAAQAQVARIGEPGRFYKIGLELLMAPGFFDLLDVLKRQGKRVFVDLKFFDIPETVARAIRNLSERGADFATLHGNQAMMEAAASAKSGNMKILAVTALTSLDRGDLDDLGFACDVGELVLSRARRALAAGCDGVVSSGLEVERLRAEAPDRLICVTPGIRPVDNRSDGDQKRVMTPARAMAAGSDYLVVGRPIRDAADPRAMVEALQAEIAAALENRA
- the hemE gene encoding uroporphyrinogen decarboxylase encodes the protein MTPLANDRLLRALKREPLDRTPVWFMRQAGRYLPEYRASRAKAGDFMSLCRNPELCCEVTMQPIARYDLDAAILFSDILTIPDAMGLGLSFAEGEGPRFANPVRDPRAVAQLAVPDPEDELRYVMDAVSTIKGELGNRIPLIGFAGSPWTLATYMVEGGSSKDFSRIKAMLYDAPDALETLLSKLAAAVSLYLQAQIARGADVVMIFDTWGGTLTPATYAPFSLEPMAKIVAHLKRVAPTVPVMLFTKGGGQYLEAMTETGCDGLGLDWTTDIASARRRVGDRVALQGNLDPSVLYASPERIRLEVARVLQDFGNGSGHVFNLGHGITPGVNPEHAAAMVAAVREFSPQYHSA